The following are encoded in a window of Sphaerisporangium siamense genomic DNA:
- a CDS encoding S9 family peptidase, which yields MTEPNFPRQFARTRRFRLGTPRRFAVSPDGGAVTFIRTGAGDDPVERLWILDVATGEERLVADPATLEAAGEVPEVEKVRRERSREQSGGIVAYATDAAARVAAFALSGRLYTVALDDPAAVPAELDVPGPVVDPRPDPSGTRLAYVAGGALRVVDLDGTGARTLAAPDGDEVVYGLAEHIAAEEMGRDRGFWWSPDGSRLLVARVDDAALERWYISDPADPAAPPRRMAYPQAGKANSDVTLWLVGLDGSRVAVDWDREAFEYVVSVFWGTSLLVTVQSRDQRTARVLRVDPGTGATTVVREDRDPAWVEIVRGTPALTASGALVWAADSEDTRRLVVGGEPVTPPGLQVGEVLGADGDTVLFAATDEPTERHLWTYSPADGVRRVTTSPGVYEGVLGAGTLVVAARSLAHDGVLVDVHREGRRVAGIASLTEKPVLTPRVELMRAGERELRTAVLFPSWHVPGSRKLPVLMDPYGGPATQLVVAARTWWTLVAQWFAEQGFAVVVADGRGTPNRGPAWERTVWGDLATPVLEDQVAALRAAAERHSDLDLSRVGIRGWSFGGFLAALAVLRRPDVFHAAVAGAAPTDQGLYDTYWKERYLGHPDVHPDVYRRTSLIDDAPNLTRPLMLIQGLADDNVVAAHTLRLSAALTAAGRPHTVLPLTGVTHMVAQDAVAENLLHLQLDFLKRSLGM from the coding sequence ATGACCGAACCGAACTTTCCCCGACAGTTCGCCCGCACCCGACGCTTCCGGCTCGGCACCCCGCGCCGGTTCGCCGTCTCCCCCGACGGCGGCGCCGTGACGTTCATCAGGACCGGCGCCGGGGACGACCCCGTCGAGCGGCTGTGGATCCTCGACGTCGCGACCGGCGAGGAGCGGCTCGTCGCCGACCCGGCGACGCTGGAGGCCGCCGGTGAGGTGCCCGAGGTGGAGAAGGTCCGCCGCGAACGCTCCCGGGAGCAGTCCGGGGGCATCGTGGCGTACGCGACGGACGCCGCCGCGCGCGTCGCCGCGTTCGCGCTGTCCGGACGGCTGTACACGGTCGCCCTCGACGACCCGGCGGCCGTGCCCGCCGAGCTGGACGTGCCCGGCCCGGTCGTCGACCCCCGCCCCGACCCGTCGGGGACCCGCCTGGCGTACGTGGCCGGGGGCGCGCTGCGGGTCGTGGACCTGGACGGCACGGGCGCCCGGACGCTGGCCGCCCCCGACGGCGACGAGGTGGTCTACGGGCTCGCCGAGCACATCGCCGCCGAGGAGATGGGCCGGGACCGGGGCTTCTGGTGGTCGCCGGACGGCTCGCGCCTGCTCGTCGCCCGCGTCGACGACGCCGCGCTCGAACGGTGGTACATCTCCGACCCCGCCGACCCGGCCGCGCCGCCGCGCCGCATGGCCTACCCGCAGGCGGGCAAGGCCAACTCCGACGTCACCCTCTGGCTGGTCGGCCTCGACGGCTCCCGCGTGGCCGTCGACTGGGACCGGGAGGCGTTCGAGTACGTCGTCTCGGTGTTCTGGGGGACGTCCCTGCTCGTCACCGTGCAGAGCCGCGACCAGCGCACCGCGCGGGTCCTGCGCGTGGACCCCGGCACCGGGGCCACGACCGTGGTCCGCGAGGACCGCGACCCCGCCTGGGTCGAGATCGTGCGCGGCACCCCGGCGCTCACCGCCTCCGGCGCGCTCGTGTGGGCGGCGGACTCCGAGGACACCCGGCGCCTGGTCGTGGGCGGCGAGCCGGTCACGCCGCCCGGCCTGCAGGTCGGCGAGGTGCTGGGCGCCGACGGCGACACGGTGCTGTTCGCGGCCACCGACGAGCCGACCGAGCGCCACCTGTGGACGTACTCCCCCGCGGACGGGGTGCGGCGGGTCACCACCTCGCCCGGCGTGTACGAGGGGGTGCTCGGCGCCGGCACGCTGGTCGTGGCGGCGCGGTCCCTGGCCCACGACGGCGTGCTCGTGGACGTCCACCGCGAAGGCCGCCGCGTCGCCGGGATCGCCTCGCTCACCGAGAAGCCCGTGCTCACCCCGCGGGTCGAGCTGATGCGGGCCGGTGAGCGCGAGCTGCGCACGGCGGTGCTGTTCCCCTCGTGGCACGTGCCCGGCTCGCGCAAGCTGCCCGTGCTCATGGATCCCTACGGCGGGCCGGCGACGCAGCTCGTCGTGGCCGCGCGGACCTGGTGGACGCTGGTCGCGCAGTGGTTCGCCGAGCAGGGCTTCGCCGTGGTCGTCGCCGACGGCCGGGGCACGCCGAACCGCGGGCCGGCCTGGGAGCGGACGGTGTGGGGCGACCTCGCCACCCCGGTGCTGGAGGACCAGGTCGCGGCGCTGCGCGCGGCGGCGGAGCGCCACTCCGACCTGGACCTGAGCCGGGTGGGCATCCGCGGCTGGTCGTTCGGCGGTTTCCTCGCCGCGCTGGCCGTGCTGCGGCGGCCGGACGTCTTCCACGCCGCGGTGGCCGGGGCCGCGCCCACCGACCAGGGGCTGTACGACACCTACTGGAAGGAGCGGTACCTCGGCCACCCGGACGTGCATCCCGACGTCTACCGGCGCACCTCGCTGATCGACGACGCGCCGAACCTGACGCGGCCGCTCATGCTGATCCAGGGCCTCGCCGACGACAACGTGGTGGCCGCGCACACGCTGCGGCTCTCGGCCGCCCTCACCGCCGCCGGGCGTCCGCACACCGTCCTGCCGCTGACCGGCGTCACCCACATGGTCGCCCAGGACGCCGTCGCCGAGAACCTGCTGCACCTGCAGCTCGACTTCCTCAAACGCTCCCTCGGCATGTGA